The genomic interval cccgggaatgaacctggtgaacctatgctgcactccctcaatagcaagaatgtccttcctcaaattaggagaccaatactgcacataatactccaggtgtggtctcaccagggccatgtacaattgccgaaggacctctgctcctattcctcaaatcctctcattatgaaggccaacatgccattagctttcttcactgcctgctgtacctacatgcttactttcagtgacaaggACACCCGGAACTCGTTgctcttccccttttcctaatctgacaccattcagataataatctgccttgttcttgccaccaaagtggataacctcacatttatccacattatactgcatctgctatgcatctgcccactcaccaacccaagtcatcttgcatcctcttcacagttcacactgccacccagctttgtgtcatctgcaaatttgctaatgttacttttaattccttcatctaaatcattaatagtgtaaatagctgcggtcccagcaccgaaccttgcggcaccccactggaaactacctgtcattctgaaagggacccgttaattcctattctttgtttcctgtctgccaaccaattttctttccatgtcTATACCCTatccccaaaaccatgtgctttaattttacccactaatctcctgtgtgggaccttaccaaaggctttttgaaactcCAGATACACGacaccactggctctcccttatccattttacttgttacatcctcaaaaatattccagaaggttagtcaagcaagattcctccttagtaaatccatgctgactggaccgatcctattactgctatccaaatgcgccgatattacatctttaataattgacttcagcatctttcccacatcaggctgactggtctataattccctgctttctctctccctcctctcttaaaaagtaggataacattagctaccctccaatccacaggaactgaaacagtatctatagaatattggaaaatgatcaccaattggtccacgatttctagagccacctccccgagtaccctgagatgcagaccatcagaccctggggatttatcagccttcagtccacccaacaccatttcctgactaacgtgaatttccttcagttcctccgtcaccctagatcctctgtcccctggtacatctgggagattgcttgtgtcttccttagtgaaggcagagcCAAAGTATCTGTTAAACTCGTCTGCCATTACCATGTTCCCCATAATCAATTcacctgtcttcaagggacccacatttgtcttgactaatcttttccttttcacatacctaaagaagttttTACTCTCCTCTATATTTTTCGCTAGCCTacctttgtacttcatcttttctcccaatattgcctttttagttaccttttttgttctttaaaagttccCCAAAcccctggcttcccgctcatctttgctatgttaaatGTCTTCTCATTTAGTTTTGTACTGTCCttaacttcctttgtcagccacagttgcctcttactccccttggaatctttcctcctctttggaatgaaatgatcctgcatcttctggattattcgcagaaattcctgccattgctgttctatcgtaatccctgctagggtccctttccagtcaactttggccagctcctccctcgtgcTCCATagacccctttgttcaactgcaatactgacacttctgattttaccatctccctctcaaattgcagattaaaacaccatattatggtcactaccttctaatggttcctttaccttgagttcccttatcaaatccaatttattgcacaacactaaatcaagaattgccttctccctggttggctccagtacaagctgttctaagaatccatctcagaggcactctacaaacctcctttattggggtccagtaccaatctgattttcccagtctacctacatATTGAATTCTCCCATAAACACCGTAGCatcacctttgttacatgccaattttaactcccgattcaacttgcaccctatatccaggctaataTTTGGGGGCCCGCAGATAGCTCCCATTTGGGTATTTttgcccttacaatttctcagttctatccacaatgactctacatcttctgattctatgtcaccctcgcaaaggactgaatttctttccttaccaacagagctaccccactccctctgcccacctgtctgtcttttcgatacgatgtataaccctgaatattcagttcccagccgaccctcttgcagccatgtctctgtaattcccacaacatctttcctgctaatctctaactgagccccaagctcatccactttatatcTTATACTTCGCGTATTCATATGTAATACTTAAtctggtattcacctcccctcacactggttcctatttcacctgaccttactctcttatcccttcttgaactttccagaccattaatttgggtgtctttcgtaacttttcctgtactctctttcACTTTAACCCCATCATATACttccaatttgtcaacccctcccccccgctatttagttgaaacccacccgtgtagcactagcaaacctgcctgccagaatgttggtccccctccagttaaatgAACTCTCCAAGGGCATATGTTGAACATAACATTATAAATACCATGTAAAAAAGCAGAAACGTTTTATTTCAATAGATATACTTTATTATTACTCCACTGCTGTGCAATATGATTATATCATTCAACCATAATAAAAGCATTTGTATTCTTTCAAAAACTGAAAATTAACATCTATCACAACTGCTGTAAGTGTGTACAACACTCAAACAGACAAATCAAAAAGGATTCAATCAAATGAAAAGTTGCAAAATAATTATACATGAACATTATACACCTGCATGTAATATATTCTAGTAAATGACAGTGACCAATGTAGTTATTAATTCTGGTCTCTTTCCCATCTCTCAACGCAATCATAATTTTCTATATGTCAAAGCACTTGAGGTGGAAGTCCATGTCAGGAAAGCAGCCTTGCAAAGaaggacatttttatttttctctgAGAAGTCTCTGAGGCACCCTACTGGTAGAGACTAGAATTTCTGGTCTGATATACAAAGGCATAGTCAGCACATAAAAGCATGATCCTGACAGTATAGATGATACCAGCAGGGTCACTTCTTTTTCCCCTTCCCCAACACCAACCCAGGAATCTAATCTTTGAGCGTTTACGACGCAATTTCTCAATCCTTCCCATGAGTAGCCATGTTAGTTTCACATGAAATGCAAACCATTAAATTTCGtcaagaattatttttttatggaAACATTGGAAAACTTCCAGATGGAACACAAAAAGGTACAATACTAGTAACATAACGCATGAAAAGTAATAGAGAAATAAAGAATCCATCAATTACATTTTACTTCAATATCTTGAAGGACAACACTGTGCTTCATGCAAAATAGCAACATTCATTTTTTAGGAATTAAGTACAGAATTTTCAAGAGTAAAATCATATCCGAAACGTGCCAAGTTTTCATTCTTCGACAATAGCAAGCTGGCAGGGAGGTCCTGAAAACTAGCGTGAATTGCTAGAATATGAGGAGCTAGTGTGAAAGGCACGTCGTTGAGGAGCTCCGCACTTAAAGGAAAATCTTTGAATGTTTGGTCCATCTGTTCAGTAGTACATGTTTCACTTGTATATACAGGATATAAATTTGTTGTTTTGCCCTACAAAAAGGAAAAAGTTATATTTATGATATGGCACATTGTTTACCAACGAAATTATACCATATACCAAATTTAACAATACCCAAAGGTATTACCAAAGTTTACCTGCAATTTGAGTAATCAATTTTATAATACAAAGAACTCATCTGCATCTTCATTGGcctaaataataattttaatgaaTTAAAAATTGAGAAGGCGTCAGATCAGTTCCACTGACCCCTGCAACTAAAAGACAATCTGTGCTCCTGTTAAGTAATGTTTTATGGCTGGAAAACAAATTCAAACTATACCTTTATATTTTCTGACAGTGCACCAGTTACACAATAGCCCAATGCAGTAATTTACACAGAGGAAAAAATAGAACTGAAGATTCCGTAGAATTTTGAATTCAGCACCACTATTTTCAGATTCATAAGATAAAATTGTTTAAAATATTTCAGTGTTTTCAACAGGGAAAACAAAAACAAGGAGACAAAATAAATTGAAGGATACAATTATGAAATGGAAATGGAGATATCTGTACAGGAGGTCCCCAGATTACAATTGGGTTCCATCCAGACAATTGATCATAATCCaaactgtagcaatgttacaaaattttgagattttaaaaatcaagtctgtaatttatcccaccagataaagcataaaaataagtttaatttgacacctaattcactttcatatctcaagtatttaaaaagttatggccattttcatactgggaaattagcatcttgttccctattgattttctatggacataacaaaaaagctgtgatcgtgaacagtcaaaagcccataactttcttaaaaattaagagaactgaatgaaattttcagttatcatagattgaagcattctgaaacaaatataaaataatcttacttggatgacctgaaattaaagcatataattagttagttacctaattgtagctaatttcagacttcaattactagatctaaacatctatccatttcttaataaatgattaacatttttaaatagcctaaatgtccaaataatattcacaaataattcacaataaaacatgatttttaaatctcatttacattaatttataggccaaatggaaggaatttagtgtttaattgctgtaaataaatgtccatttaaatcagctttccagtgggttcctgtgaacgcgctggtttagaacgttcacattgcggtagatttgtgccctcaaatgccgagaaaaatactgcgggatataatgggcccaaaatgagctgctcgcaatattaaactttgtataaagggatctttagaagccctttttaatgtaaaaatatacagcctaccttctgtggtttgctttatgagaccctgcggttgctggcggtcgcgggtttagagattgattttt from Amblyraja radiata isolate CabotCenter1 chromosome 2, sAmbRad1.1.pri, whole genome shotgun sequence carries:
- the umad1 gene encoding UBAP1-MVB12-associated (UMA)-domain containing protein 1, with product MLNLFGIRKNTESSNKSTSEKEVDGFVILGETANEREVLQGCEPGNQTTSTRCQTIQGKTTNLYPVYTSETCTTEQMDQTFKDFPLSAELLNDVPFTLAPHILAIHASFQDLPASLLLSKNENLARFGYDFTLENSVLNS